In Pedobacter heparinus DSM 2366, the following are encoded in one genomic region:
- a CDS encoding FecR family protein — protein sequence MKQEQINDLIKKYTAGTATNEEREQLHQWYRDVAYADAEYPDDEHLVHKRMLERLQREIIPLRKSKVLIRRIAAAATVFLCLTAGFYFYRVRYKTAETTALSYDVEPGGNKAVLTLVNGSKVNLSGVKSGIVINTTTLTYNDGSKVQVSPRTEDLYPGAMPGSGPSSQQEMMVSTPDGGTYQVVLPDSTRVWLNAASSLKFPATFSGLDSRKVELNGEAYFEVAKIRTKSKTSAAGARVPFIVVSKGQEVEVLGTHFNISAYTNQAATKTSLLEGLVRIKNDKGNALLKPGQQAINGAKGIELVSGDAEDAIAWKNGYFMFDNEDLASVMAKLCRWYNVSVNYEDEAVKSVKYYGTISRFEKISKVLTKLETTGNLKFEVKGKTVHVSEK from the coding sequence ATGAAGCAGGAACAGATCAATGACCTGATTAAAAAATATACTGCAGGTACAGCAACTAATGAAGAGCGTGAACAACTGCATCAATGGTACCGGGATGTCGCTTATGCGGATGCTGAATATCCTGATGACGAACATCTTGTACACAAAAGAATGCTGGAACGCCTGCAACGTGAAATTATACCGTTAAGAAAATCAAAGGTGCTGATCCGGAGGATAGCGGCAGCTGCTACTGTTTTCTTATGTCTGACAGCAGGCTTTTATTTTTATAGGGTCAGATATAAGACTGCAGAAACAACAGCGCTTTCTTATGACGTTGAACCGGGTGGCAATAAAGCTGTACTTACCCTGGTAAATGGCAGTAAGGTAAACTTAAGTGGAGTTAAAAGTGGCATAGTGATCAACACCACAACATTAACTTATAATGATGGAAGTAAAGTTCAGGTTTCCCCCCGGACTGAGGACTTATATCCTGGTGCTATGCCGGGATCAGGTCCTTCATCACAACAGGAAATGATGGTCAGCACCCCAGATGGTGGTACTTACCAGGTTGTTTTACCGGATAGTACCAGGGTATGGCTGAATGCCGCTTCCAGTTTGAAATTCCCGGCCACATTTTCGGGTTTGGATAGCAGGAAAGTTGAGCTTAACGGCGAAGCTTATTTTGAAGTGGCAAAGATCAGGACCAAGTCTAAAACATCTGCCGCAGGTGCCAGAGTACCATTTATCGTAGTCAGCAAAGGTCAGGAAGTAGAAGTACTGGGAACCCATTTTAACATCAGTGCCTATACCAATCAGGCCGCTACAAAAACAAGCTTACTGGAGGGACTCGTCCGCATTAAAAATGATAAAGGAAATGCCCTGCTTAAACCTGGTCAGCAGGCCATTAACGGTGCAAAAGGAATAGAACTGGTAAGTGGTGATGCAGAAGATGCAATAGCCTGGAAAAATGGCTATTTCATGTTTGATAATGAAGATCTGGCCAGTGTAATGGCAAAGCTTTGCCGTTGGTACAATGTAAGTGTGAACTATGAAGATGAAGCGGTTAAAAGTGTAAAGTACTATGGCACCATAAGCCGTTTTGAAAAAATATCAAAGGTGCTGACCAAGCTCGAAACTACTGGTAACCTGAAATTTGAAGTGAAAGGGAAAACAGTTCATGTGTCCGAGAAATAA
- a CDS encoding sigma-70 family RNA polymerase sigma factor codes for MVSYGTHSDNELAVLLKEADKDAYTEIYNRYWKKMLLLAWNHCKDKSHAEDIVHEVFIALWNRRDGDLIMNVPGFLTTAIKFNIFKHYQKVQQRKQLALKNYEFKESSYDEDKLDALFLKEYINGIVEQLPEKCRLTFKYSREEGLNNAEIADRMNISEKGVEANLTRALKIIRGNLKDSGLLLLLSSVLWKNLF; via the coding sequence ATGGTTTCTTATGGTACGCATAGCGATAATGAACTGGCTGTTCTGCTAAAAGAAGCAGACAAAGATGCCTATACGGAGATTTATAACCGGTACTGGAAGAAAATGTTACTGCTGGCCTGGAACCATTGTAAGGATAAATCACATGCTGAAGATATTGTACATGAGGTTTTTATCGCCTTGTGGAACAGGAGGGACGGGGACTTGATAATGAATGTTCCTGGATTTTTAACAACAGCCATAAAATTTAATATTTTTAAACATTACCAGAAAGTGCAGCAGCGTAAACAACTGGCCCTTAAAAATTATGAATTTAAAGAAAGTAGCTATGATGAGGATAAACTCGATGCCCTGTTTCTTAAAGAATACATCAACGGCATTGTAGAGCAGCTTCCTGAAAAATGTCGTCTTACCTTTAAATACAGCCGGGAAGAGGGGCTGAATAATGCTGAAATTGCTGATAGGATGAATATTTCGGAAAAAGGAGTAGAGGCCAATTTAACACGTGCCCTGAAAATAATTAGGGGAAACCTCAAAGATTCCGGTCTGCTCTTGCTGTTGTCGTCCGTACTCTGGAAAAATTTATTTTAA